Genomic segment of Arachis hypogaea cultivar Tifrunner chromosome 16, arahy.Tifrunner.gnm2.J5K5, whole genome shotgun sequence:
ACTATAATACAAATGATAATAAATTGCCTAAGcaagcatgcatgcatgcatatctAAGGGTACTCTAAGTATCACAAActaactcaacaaattaaagtaGATTCAGAAAATCATCCACCAAAATCAAAAATTACTTTCACTCTCAAATTGGAGCTACATAATAATCTTTTTTCAGTTCTCACACTGAAGCAATTATTAAAACTTGGGATAATAAATAGAACCAATAGAAACTTCAAATTCAATGGGAGTATCTCAACAGAACTTCACTACGATATGTCTCTAAATTCTAACTACAATCCTATAATCACAATTAAGTCACCACCAGGACAAAATGGCTAGTATATACAGCCTATAAAGGGAAGGGGGACACATCAAAATGAAAATTTATGCATTCTTTGTGCCAGTAATATATGAAACTACAACTGTAGTATCATCAAGCTTGCCGCCATAGTAACGAATTCCGGCATCTTGAGCCGCAGTCGAGAAAGGGGTCTGCCTGTTTTTGTCTAATGCTCGTTGACGCGCCAACGCAGCTATCTTCTGGGCTGTCACCTGCGGACCAAACCCAGCTCTTACAGCGTGAACCACGACCGCCGTAATCTCGTTGTTGTATAAGTTATCGAACAGACCATCTGTACCGGCGACTATGACATCTCCAGGAGCAACAGCAATTGTGAAAACCTAAGATCAAGTCAAACCATATAAGTATTCTACAAATAACAGAACACAGAAAAAGCTGAAAGATTTTAATTCAATTTGCGGATTACCACAGCAAATACTTAAAAATATAGAGCACCaaccaaaaatttaaaatcttaagaGTACAAGTTTATAGGAAGAAAACGGCAGTGATATATTGTCTTATAAGTTGTGAAAATTGCAAAAGTACAATCCAAATTGAACACATCATTCAAAGAAAGGCATTGGAACTAATTTAATCCACGAAGAGAGAATGAAATGATATTTCACCAACAAAAGTTGTCCCAACTCGAAAGTGTCAAGTCCACCACAGAAACATACCTGACCAGAACTAGGTAAATCACCATTAGTACCAAGCTGATAGGTGAAATTGAAGCCATGTTGCTGCACAGGGGATCGGAATACAGTGCACCCATCACGGATCACCATAAACCCACTATCTCCCACATTAATAGCATTAAGACCCTGTGACACAAATGTAACACATGAATATATGGTGATGAAAGAATGAAGGATAAAATACCAAGTAAAGCAGAAGGGATGGCAAAGTCCCAGAACAATTATCAGAAACTTCCTTTTTGAgagttccaaatcaaaagtacAAACAAGTTAGCACCATCTTTGTTAATTGAGCTTCATATACGTCATCTCATGCTATGCAGAGTCTAATGCCAAACAAATtatatttagaaaattaaattagaacctTCCTTTTAAACTTTTCTTAATTGTTAGGAAGATCTAGTCTTTAATAATGATCAAAGGTAGCACCATTAATAATCTATTAGCATTTTCCGATGTTTAGAGCAATATAAGTCAACGAAACAGAATTGAAGCACTTGTATTGTTCCAAATTCAAAAAGTACAGCATGAACATGAAGGTAACCTGGTCAGTAAGTGCGATGATGCATGCTGTAGAGGAACCCATAGCTTTTGTAATTGAGTGTGCTTTCTCCAGCACCCTAGCAGGGTCAATTGAGCCTTTAGGCTCCTCCTGAATAGCATCTACCGAATGGGACATGAGTTCACGAGAGTAAAATCCAGCATTAACACCACTCTCTGCCCAGCCACCAACACCATCGGCCACACCAATTGCATGTTCCTGTGAACATATAAAATGGGCATCTTCTCCACCAGTTTCTTCTTTATCGGGATGAGGCAAGTAGCATGATCCTGATACTAACTTGAGGTTTTGGCACACAGGGTTTTTCCTGCAGTCAGCATCCAATCATGATATATTAGCAATTAATATTATAAATCCGGAATATATTTTTCACCACTTGATATGGAAAACCTATCAAGATAACCAGCAAGGAATGATTACAAGGTAGGATTCCTTATCATGTAAGTAGATTCATAGTTGCAGATCAAAATCCAACTAAATATTTTCATGGTTCTTAGAGAAACAAATCTCGCTATTCAGTGCTTTAAATTTTAAGGTTAAATAAGCATCTTGAGCCTTATTATGTAAACATGGTATCAAACCATAACTGCtacatattataaaaataacaCTAATCAAATATGCATCATCAAAACTTTCACTCTTTGATCCTTATACAGACATAATCACTCTTTGGATAGAATTATATTGCTTCACACGCATTATATGTTTTATTATTATACTAATGAATAATAAAGCAAACAACTTACTGTTCAGCTGACTCTGCAGAATTTGCTAGCTGCTCTTCCCAGGAGGAGTCAAAATGTACATCATGAGCAGGCCCAACCGAGGAAGATGATGCCAGCGAGCTATGAAAACCTTTAGACCAAGGCTCTGTGTAAGCATGAGAACTGAACCATGTCTTTGCAGCACTGTAAACAAAATATCCATAAATCACAGAATTATCTGGCCGATGATTATTTTCCAAACTCATGATGACTTTTTTCCCATTGGCCAAACTCTTGCTTAAACCGATATTACTCCTATTCTTTATCGACGGTGATGGGCAACCACACTTCAAATTTGGGTTATCTAAATAGCATTCTCCAAACATAGCTCTGGGCAAGGGAATAGCCATAGTTTTACTCTGAGGTTTCGTGGCGGTCGAGAACTGCTCAGGTCTAGAAAGTGAACGGCCAATGTGGTATCCACAGACCTGAAATGAAGGCCCTGATATGGATGGAGTCGAAACTGTACGTGACAACGTGTCGGCTACAGACAAGGTTCTCCTTCCTAGTTCTGAGCTTGAAGTCAATCCAACACCACCAATTCGGTTAAGGTCCATACAGGATGAGAAATTCATAGAATGGAAAAGCCTTGAATCCAAACCAAACCACAATCTCCCTTGCCCAATCAGAACCTCAGAACAGCACTTGATTCCACCCTTCTTCTGCACAATTGAACTTAGCTTTGAAAAGTAATTATTGGATGGCATCTTACAAACACAAGTATTCAGGTTCAAAAGAATGGTTCCCTTCACCACAAGCAAAACACAATCTCATAACTCCCAGCACATCAACGCTTGAAACGCAGAACTTAAATCCCTTCCCAATTATTCAAAGACCTAAAGATTAAAcagaaaatcaaataaaatcaatccatagcTGAGTTCATTCCAAAATCCAATAAAAACCGTGCTTgtaactaaaataaaactcaatTCCATTAAAAATCAATATTGAATTAAAAGGGATAAAGAGTGATTAAGATTCTTACAGTCGGTGCTGGAAATTGGGGGAGAAAGGGAACCGTGGAAAAACCCTAGCCAATAAAGGTTGAAAGAGAGGAAAAGAGTTTAGTGCTAAAATACTATATATAAGGAAAGAAAAAGAGGGTAAGCGTCAAAATTGAATCTTGATGAAGTTAGGTGTGTGagtcagagagagagagactctgaATTTTCCCGCTTGAGAGAAGGAGCTTGTGACAGCCACAACTATGTTCGGGAAAGAgtgaaaataaatagataaaattttaaaatttaaaaaagatatgcgaataatagaaaatagaaaataaaattatatgtaaaagaaaaaaaatcccgAATTTTCTGCTGGCCCTGATTTTGTTTTCCAAGTTCTGATAATACTAATAGtagttttatctttttcttttatggTAGTTACCAAAAACAACCAaactactattttaatttaacgaagatcattcattttcttatagtttCTTTCCTTTCCATTTTTATGAAGATTATATAGTTTGTTATTCGAtacgttttcaattttttttaaaaaaatccatttcgaattATATAATTCGAAAATGCTAAGTACATACTAACCTTTTTAGGCGGTGAGTATTTGAGTTAAATGATTGTGTTTAATTTAATAATCTCAGGATGTTACACCATTATTTTAAAAGCAGAAGATAGGATATTTATTTCTCTCTCCTAACAAGTGTTGatgatattaattaaatatttatcaattaatataaatataatatttgtttgagtgttattaaattaataaaaaatatttttttatttttttaatgtgtttaataaatttttagtaacaaaaataaaagtattaaaaaaattttttaaaaagttataatttataatatttttaaaaaaattttaaaaaaatatatttttacataataaataaataaaaatatttttatattattatatctaaacataattgataaataaaaaatttttataatatatacaaatataaaattatttttatttttttaaaagatatttttaaaaaataattcaaagaatatcttttcttaaaattcaCCCAAACAAActtataaaataacaataataataacttttataccattataattatcaatttttctttattaactacttaccaaaataagaaaaaataaatacttaaatTAGTTCCTAACaaatattaaattgaacattTAAGTCAAACTCATAAGTCAAtacctaattaaacacatatCCAATAGAACAAAATTAAGGAAcacatattatattaaaatttggaTTTTCTAAAGTTGTATTGTCACTTTAGAGATAAAAGTATaccattaattattaattaccaTTGAATTAAGATAGTGGACTCACAGataataaatattacaaattCAAAGATAATTAAAGCATCACTTTAACACTTTACTAACATTGTTATTTTAGAATATCTTTTTTCATTATATTaagggttaatagtcaaattcatccctaaaaaattatctattctttaaattagttatcaaataatttttttaaggttaaagtatactttttatccctaaaatttgacaaaaatttaaaaaataccactaaattttattttgtttcaattttgtcccctaaattttcaatttgcatcaaatatacatcTGACGgctaattttacaaaaaaattaagactaattcaacaacaatttcataagaacaaccctcaacacaagcaaatcaagcattattttcatgcattattggattgctcttaatttttttgaaaatttagccgttgagtgtatatttgatgcaaatcaaaaacttctgaaacaaaataaaatttaggggtatttttgaaacttttaccaaacttcaaggacaaaaagtacattttactttttttaatcatattagttcttaaaagataaaacaaaagtCAAATTGATCCTTTCGTTAGttagatgatgacgtgtcacgttaagtaaCACGTAGCATAATGATGTGGTAGGTTAATACCACGTGTCACAAAATGATTGGTCGACGTGTCAGATAAGTGACACTTAACACGCCGCGTATCACTTAACGtgtaaaaagattatttataatcaaaataatccctgaaagttTAGACGTGAGTCATTTTcatctctaaaatttttaaaattaatcaaattagttcttatataattttttttccataatattaaatttaaaataattttttgtactaCTAATTTTAGTATTATGGTTTAGACATTAATAAACaaacttttttatataaaataataaaaataattaaattattataaaattattttgtcatttatattttaaaattttatattttcatattgtaaatttttttatactgaatttttttatataaacgagtttatcaaattattgttgattatatatttaaaaatttaacattttaCATCTCACTAtataatatagtagttattttaaaatttaaatcttttaaactttttaaaattataatttttattattatttaatttatatggtaaaactcaataattgaaaaattgatttgtgggatcacttgttgaatcttaatattttaatataattttttttataataactactatatttagtGAAATCCAAAAGATTATTTTAgatttcactaaataaatatagtagttattttaaatattttaatcttttagatctcactaaataaatatagtagttatttaaaataaatattaaaatattaagagcCAACAAGTGATCccacaaatcaatttttcaattattaagttctatcatataaattaaacaatcataaaaattataattttaaaaaatttaagagattcaaattttaaaataactattatattatttagtgagatttaaaatattaaatttttaaatatataatcaacaataatgtgataaactcatttaaataaaaaaagtttattataaaaaaattaccatttgaaaatataaaattttaaaatataaatgacaaaataacttcataataatttaattatttttattatttttggcaaagataattttatgtattaaggtttaaaaaataatattaaaattagtactataaaaaatattttaaatttaatattatggagaaaaaaataaaaaaattatataaggactaatttgattaatttttaaaattttagggatgaaaattaTTTATAACTGAACttttaaggactattttgattataaataactttttatatATCAAGTGACACGTGACGTGTTAGAtgtcactgacctgacacgtcaaccaattaTCTTGTGACATATAATATTAACCTATCACGTCATCATGCTACGTGGTACTTAACGTGACATGTCATTATTTAACTAATGGATGGACCAAGTTGACTTAAGTTTTATCTTAGTAGAAATTCACCTACAGTCGACTTCACATAAAGTTATTTCTGGATGGCTGACACGAGTTatcatttgattaaaaaaaatcggtttattttatacaaatgatttaattaaaaaaatcgatTTAGATAAATCAAATAACTGCCtctaaaaaagttttatttttttctgtgtGTTATCCCTAAATTCCTAAACGATGAATTTGATTTGTTCTTCTATAATAATTTGAATATGGAAAGTAATGGCATCCCAAAAACTTCAAATGGTGTGATGATATAAACAGTAACGTGATTGTTAAATGATTTTCATCATTAATAGAGAagtaaataaaagtataaattaaaaaatacatttgaaataataaatttgattaaaaaatacaaataagacGAACATACATAATTGAAAGTTTGatattaattctaaaaaattagaaGAGAACGAATTTCAAAAGCATAACAAAAAAGAGGTGAGTAAAAATAATTGTttggtctaatttaaattaaaattttaattaaatcattatataaaataaatcggTTTTCTTAAAACCAAATAGTAATATATATCAGCCATCCAAAAACAACTTCATATGAAGTCGACTGGTGAATTTTTGTCTTTTATCTTTCAAGAataatatgactaaaaaattatttaaatactaatttaaagaatgaatgatcctttgaatttgactatTAATACAATTAACTCGCTCCATCTTAAAAGCTTAATTTGCTATTGTTATGTTAAAAGCTCATTGACATATTTAACCTCTTATACCACAAAGAAAAAGTAtaaatagacaataaaaatattaaataatataaacaataaatatatcgAATATTCATTTTATTAGGTATGagaataatttttctaatattaaaatttagacgAATAATTTAgagatataatatatttttattttatcataacCCTACCACAAAACATATGGATGATTCAACTCAACAACATCAAATCCTCCATCCACCACATGATTTCAAGCACATCTCTTTGATCATTTCATGGTCCGAAGAAACCAACTTTGGTTTGGTCTCATGCCAACACACAACGTTTCCCTATACATTGGAGACCACCTATGGTAGATCGGCACTACGTGTCAACATGGTGTCATGACACAATAAATTTGTttgagtaaattaaaaaaaatatttaaattatttattttaaaaatcttttaaaaaataaaaataattttatatttaaatattttatataaaaaatatttttatttattaattatatttaaatataataatataaaaaatttatttattatataaaaatattttttttaaatatcttttaaaaaaatataaattataacttctagagaactatttaaaaattttcaaacgtgttaaaaaataaaaaaattatttttattttaaaagaatctATCAATAACACATAAACAAACAATGATATAATGACATTGGTTTCTGATTTAGCATCGGCATACATCATGAGGATCTCGTCACTATCTTCTTTGATGAGGGTGTAGGGTGGACCCCTTTTCCCCTTGTCCACGGAAATGATGTGATATGATCCATGGAACCAATATTATGGAATATGCCACTCTTATGGCAAAAATTAGCGACATGAAAAATATCAAAAAGGTAGAAAATTAAGCATGTTTTGTTCCTAGAAGAATTAGATGAAGATTAGTTAAATGTTAGTTAGGTTGTTAATTAtaggagaatatatatatatataatgttttgctccattatttatttattctttaaataGGTTTGCTACACATACAAATCTTTGTACTTATAAGTCTTATAAGTTGGGCCAAATTAAACAGAAGTTACGCTCACTCACAAAAGCGTACTAACACGCGCATCACGTTTTCAAAGCGCTCCTTCACCATTaagaacgactcttcttcttctttctcgatGAAAATCATAACTGTCATGTTTTCTTCGcgtttctcctcctcttcctcttcttccttcttcttctcttttttctttgtatttctcctccttttttcttcgcgtgtttcatcgTCATCATTGtgcttctcattcttcttcttttgattttgcaacattatgtattttttcttctttatttgattttttcctcctaaaaagaattatgagaatatgaaataagaagatgaaaaagaacatcagaagatgaggaggagaaagatgaAGAATtctgaattatgcaaaacttatcaaaataaaaatacacccaaatatcttcgttttacacccaaatttgctgtaaatatagaaatgagttatgctacatgtacactaaaatcaacaaCCAAAGTCATCCATCAATATTATACATACTCGAATACAAataatacattgaaaataaattaaagcgcacatatatttatacacaaatacattggtggctgattttagtgtacaaatagcatttttgtacagaaaaatattttctctaatgctgcattttttcttcttcttctttttcttatttctttctttcttttagttaaatgaatataagttcatcctcttacaagtaattttgcagcattatgtgtttcttcttattctttttttgattttttatttttattcttgttaagagagtaaaacaagaagacacttgagaaggtaaaacaaaaagaaaaagatgaataagaaaaaaaagaagaagaacatggtgatgatgatgaaaaaaaaaagaaaaagcagcaaaagatgaggaggaggaagaggaacagttctgaattatgtagaacttatcagaataaaaatacacccaaaattccttaaaatacacccaaatatcttcgtgttacacccaaatatctttgttttatacccaaatttgctgtaaatacagaaataagttatgctatgtgtacactaaaatcagccaccaaagtaAGCCACCAGCataaaatacatactggaatacaaatctcttatgctgtattttttttcttcttcttttccttatttctttctttcttttagttaaatgaatgtaagttcatcattttcaaataattttggagcattatgtgtttcttcttcttctttgtttgattttttgtttttattcgatttttttttattcttgttaagagagtaaaacaagaagaaccttgagaagataaacaaaaagaagaagatggtgatgatgataaaaaaaaagaaacagcagaagatgaggaggagaaagagaaagagttataaattatgcagaacttatcagaataaaaatacacccaaaatttcttaaaatacacccaaatatcttcgttttacacccaaatttgctgcaaatacataaatgagttatgctatgtgtacactaaaattagccaccaaagtcagccaccagtataaaatacatactggaatacaaatatacattgaaaataaattaaacctcacatgtatttatacacaaatgcattggtagttgattttagtgtacagatagcatttttgtacagaaaaatattttctctaatgctacattttttttcttttgaattgaaccacacctcagccacttgattggattcaaaacaataaaaggAGGAGAAGACTTGTATGAGAAAaacgcttgtatgtggagaacAAACTGCTCATCAATACCATAGAGGGgctgcaaaatacacccaaaatacaccatattaaaacaAGCACAAACTATAGCATGCAAATAGAACTATAAAACtatcataaaaaattacaaaaatcagATTCACGAATCATCATTAAACAGAAACTAAaataattcaactaaaagaataagACAATTTACCATCAGTGAGATGaaaagtcataaactgtaaatacacccaaaatttcctaaaatacacccaaatattcctGATTTACACTTGAACGTCTGATATAAAATGCAGAAAATTCATTAGAATAagtacattagattcaattcaaatAAGGAATAATGAACAGCAAATTTCACAGTCAAAGTTCATGCATTATTCAACTACACAATTATAAACTACTAActggattcaaattcaaattcaactatTAACTGAAATTAAACCACACCTTAGAAACTTCATTGGATTTAAATTCAAAGTCCACTTCACTATGGTTCAGCTGATAATCtgaagttgaatcatccattatcttcaaaacgatttcagaacttaatttcagaaacaatagaaaacgaaaaaaacgaagaaagagaacagaaaatttttttatgtaaacgGCAAGAAAAACTTTcgtgcatttttcttttctttctcacatt
This window contains:
- the LOC140179739 gene encoding probable protein phosphatase 2C 55 isoform X1 — translated: MPSNNYFSKLSSIVQKKGGIKCCSEVLIGQGRLWFGLDSRLFHSMNFSSCMDLNRIGGVGLTSSSELGRRTLSVADTLSRTVSTPSISGPSFQVCGYHIGRSLSRPEQFSTATKPQSKTMAIPLPRAMFGECYLDNPNLKCGCPSPSIKNRSNIGLSKSLANGKKVIMSLENNHRPDNSVIYGYFVYSAAKTWFSSHAYTEPWSKGFHSSLASSSSVGPAHDVHFDSSWEEQLANSAESAEQKNPVCQNLKLVSGSCYLPHPDKEETGGEDAHFICSQEHAIGVADGVGGWAESGVNAGFYSRELMSHSVDAIQEEPKGSIDPARVLEKAHSITKAMGSSTACIIALTDQGLNAINVGDSGFMVIRDGCTVFRSPVQQHGFNFTYQLGTNGDLPSSGQVCFCGGLDTFELGQLLLVFTIAVAPGDVIVAGTDGLFDNLYNNEITAVVVHAVRAGFGPQVTAQKIAALARQRALDKNRQTPFSTAAQDAGIRYYGGKLDDTTVVVSYITGTKNA
- the LOC140179739 gene encoding probable protein phosphatase 2C 55 isoform X2 — its product is MPSNNYFSKLSSIVQKKGGIKCCSEVLIGQGRLWFGLDSRLFHSMNFSSCMDLNRIGGVGLTSSSELGRRTLSVADTLSRTVSTPSISGPSFQVCGYHIGRSLSRPEQFSTATKPQSKTMAIPLPRAMFGECYLDNPNLKCGCPSPSIKNRSNIGLSKSLANGKKVIMSLENNHRPDNSVIYGYFVYSAAKTWFSSHAYTEPWSKGFHSSLASSSSVGPAHDVHFDSSWEEQLANSAESAEQKNPVCQNLKLVSGSCYLPHPDKEETGGEDAHFICSQEHAIGVADGVGGWAESGVNAGFYSRELMSHSVDAIQEEPKGSIDPARVLEKAHSITKAMGSSTACIIALTDQGLNAINVGDSGFMVIRDGCTVFRSPVQQHGFNFTYQLGTNGDLPSSGQVFTIAVAPGDVIVAGTDGLFDNLYNNEITAVVVHAVRAGFGPQVTAQKIAALARQRALDKNRQTPFSTAAQDAGIRYYGGKLDDTTVVVSYITGTKNA